A single window of Nicotiana sylvestris chromosome 5, ASM39365v2, whole genome shotgun sequence DNA harbors:
- the LOC104230987 gene encoding cytochrome P450 71AU50-like: MDLTWATLIVALFVYVLYELLNIKKRKRFPPGPKGLPILGHLHLLGKNPHQDLQKLANKHGPIMYMRLGLVPTIVASSADAAEKVLKTYDHIFASRPHHEASQYMAYGQKNLIFAKYGPYWRNMRKLCTVHLLSSHKINSFQSMRKQQVQLLIDSLKREAHDHVAVDLSAKITSLNANLTCLMVFGKKYMDADLDKRGFKAVVQDVVHLAATPNLGDFFPFLGVIDLQGLTRKLKDLSKVFDEFLEKIIDDHVQSHDDKQTKDFVDTMMEIMQSGEAEFQFDCRNIKAILLDMLMAAIDTSATSVEWILTELLRHPHVMKKLQKELEELVGIEKMVEESDLENLKYLDMVVKEGLRLHSIVPIMHHEAMEDCVVDGFHIQKGSRIMINCYAVQRDPNVWPEPEKFFPERFVGSNVDTRGRDFQLLPFGSGRRSCPGMQLGITIVSLVVAQLVHCFDWEIPNGMQPLDLDIDEQFGLVTCKEKPLMAIPTYRLKE, encoded by the exons ATGGATTTGACATGGGCAACACTTATAGTTGCTCTATTTGTATATGTCTTATATGAGCTGCTAAACATCAAGAAGAGAAAAAGGTTTCCTCCAGGTCCAAAAGGGCTTCCCATTTTAGGACATCTTCATTTGTTAGGTAAAAATCCACACCAAGATTTACAAAAACTAGCCAACAAACATGGTCCGATTATGTATATGCGATTGGGATTAGTACCTACAATTGTTGCCTCGTCTGCTGATGCAGCCGAGAAAGTCCTCAAGACATATGATCACATCTTTGCTAGTAGGCCTCACCACGAGGCATCTCAGTATATGGCTTATGGCCAGAAGAATTTGATTTTTGCAAAGTACGGACCATATTGGCGTAATATGCGCAAATTGTGCACCGTGCACCTTTTGAGTAGTCATAAGATCAATTCGTTTCAGTCCATGAGAAAGCAACAAGTTCAACTTCTGATTGATTCACTTAAAAGGGAAGCTCATGATCACGTTGCTGTTGATCTTAGTGCAAAGATTACGTCCTTGAATGCCAACTTGACTTGCTTAATGGTATTTGGAAAGAAGTATATGGATGCGGACTTGGATAAAAGGGGATTCAAAGCTGTAGTTCAAGATGTTGTGCATTTAGCAGCAACACCAAATCTTGGAGATTTTTTCCCCTTTCTTGGTGTTATTGATCTCCAGGGACTCACTCGCAAGCTCAAAGATCTTTCAAAGGTGTTTGATGAGTTTCTTGAGAAGATTATTGATGATCATGTTCAGTCTCATGACGATAAACAAACCAAGGACTTTGTCGACACCATGATGGAGATTATGCAATCAGGAGAAGCAGAGTTTCAATTTGATTGTCGAAATATAAAAGCTATCCTCTTG GACATGCTTATGGCTGCAATTGACACTTCAGCAACATCAGTAGAATGGATATTGACAGAGCTTCTTAGACACCCTCATGTGATGAAGAAACTCCAAAAAGAGTTGGAAGAACTTGTAGGAATTGAAAAGATGGTAGAAGAATCAGACTTGGAGAATTTGAAGTACTTAGATATGGTTGTAAAAGAGGGCCTGAGGCTGCATTCCATAGTGCCAATAATGCATCATGAGGCCATGGAAGATTGTGTAGTCGATGGCTTTCACATACAAAAGGGATCCCGAATCATGATAAATTGTTATGCAGTTCAGAGGGATCCAAATGTTTGGCCTGAGCCTGAGAAGTTTTTCCCAGAGAGATTTGTTGGGAGCAACGTAGATACTCGTGGACGTGATTTTCAACTTTTACCATTTGGCTCTGGTAGAAGAAGCTGCCCTGGAATGCAGTTGGGGATTACCATTGTTAGCCTTGTGGTTGCACAATTGGTGCATTGCTTTGATTGGGAGATTCCAAATGGTATGCAGCCTCTTGATTTAGACATTGATGAGCAGTTTGGGTTAGTAACATGCAAGGAAAAGCCTTTGATGGCTATTCCTACTTATAGACTAAAGGAATGA